The Candidatus Methanoperedens sp. genome contains a region encoding:
- a CDS encoding acetyl-CoA synthetase, with protein MKILTEHEAKKLLSKYGIPVTKESLAENATEALAIAAQIGTPVAMKISSPDISHKSDAGGVELNVVVGKVKTTYNKIISRIKKAAPDARIEGILVQQMAPQGHEIIVGLKKDAQFGHALMFGLGGIFVEVYKDVSFRVVPIEQNEALDMISEIKGYPILKGIRGRKPADIEAIAAVLVSVSRMAQKENIAELDINPLIVGETGAVAVDARAMIDV; from the coding sequence ATGAAAATACTTACGGAACATGAAGCAAAAAAGCTTCTTTCAAAATATGGCATACCTGTTACGAAAGAGAGCCTTGCAGAAAACGCTACCGAAGCCCTTGCAATCGCTGCACAGATAGGAACTCCAGTTGCCATGAAAATATCATCACCTGATATTTCACATAAGAGCGATGCAGGGGGCGTTGAATTAAATGTGGTTGTGGGAAAGGTGAAGACGACCTATAACAAAATAATTTCCCGAATTAAAAAAGCGGCTCCGGATGCAAGGATCGAAGGAATCCTTGTCCAGCAGATGGCGCCACAAGGTCATGAGATAATCGTTGGCCTTAAAAAGGATGCGCAGTTCGGTCATGCCCTGATGTTCGGTCTTGGCGGGATATTCGTTGAAGTTTATAAGGATGTTTCATTCAGGGTCGTTCCTATAGAACAAAATGAAGCTCTGGATATGATCTCGGAAATAAAGGGATATCCGATATTAAAAGGTATCAGGGGAAGGAAACCTGCGGATATTGAGGCGATAGCCGCTGTTCTTGTTTCAGTGTCCCGGATGGCGCAAAAAGAAAACATTGCCGAGCTTGATATCAATCCGTTGATAGTGGGTGAAACCGGAGCGGTAGCGGTGGATGCAAGAGCTATGATAGATGTCTGA